Within the Osmerus mordax isolate fOsmMor3 chromosome 6, fOsmMor3.pri, whole genome shotgun sequence genome, the region tgaggttgtttgtgtgttcatatcAGGTTATCACAATGTCAAGTTGTAAATCAAAGTCCTTTTGGTGGTAGAATCACAAATTGGGTTAAAATAAGTTCAGTATAGGGACATGGATACAACCAACCTTGTCTGgaagctcagtgacagagatcTTTGGGTCTGGACGTAACAACCTCTGCTGTCATCACTGTTATCTGTTCGTCAGCTCAAAGGCCTTGCgagctgattggctgagagaATCTATGGCATCTAGAAGCTGTCTGATAAAGGCTATCCCCAATAAGTTATCTAGAGGGATAACGGAGAGCAGGGAGGTCATGTTGGCCTGACCCATGACCACATATACagaccttctcacacacatacacagttagAGCAGAGAGTTCTCCACACATGAAGACAAATGACCAGAAACAGACATCAAAATCTACCATTGCGACGCGGCAcagatctttttctctctcttccctccttccctctatcccACCTGAGTCTCTTCACGTGTCCCTGATCggtttcctctctccaccccccccgcccccccacccccctcctccccccagtctCCATGTCCCTGTGCGAGTTAGAAGTTCCTCAGCCGGACCAGGAGCTGGTGGACAAGTATGAGGCCATGAAGGGCGTATTCTACAAGCGCCTTCTCAATGCCTACAACAAGATTCAGACCGCCGTGGCCCCCTTGGCAGATAGCCTGGGAGAGGGACGTTCACAGGCTGCCAAGGACTACGTTGAGGATCTGCAGACCAAGCCTCAGTTCCAGGCCGTCGTCAAGGTCGCAACGTGAGTGACACCACCCTcatacagtcagtcagtcagtcagtaagtCAGTCTTGGCATCAGACGGTTCATATTTATCTACGAACGTGATCGTCGGATTCAGCTTTTTTTTCTGGCGCTAGCATCCTGTGCATGacacgctctctcctctcttgctctgtgcTCTGCAGCGGTCTGGCCAGTGAGGCAGCTCCCCTAGTGGACAAGGCTCGCATGGCCGGTCTTGGTGTCTACGGAAAGTACCTGCGCCCCCACGTTGGCACCTACCTGGATGACGCCATCACCAACATCAAGGTGTACCTGGACCAGTACCTGCCCGCTGAGTAAAAACAGACACGGTCACAAACAAAACGAAAACTTTCCTGTGTTTCCTGCCTTTGACCTTAGCGCTGTAGCTAGCTTAGCGCTGTGTCGAGCTTAGCGCTGTAGCTAGCTGTTAGCGGTTGAAAGGCTGTCCCACAAAGCATTCAaactcatcccctctccccaaccccacctccctgcccttcctctcccacccccaaccTCATTCCAAAATGAACCCCTTTTGTTGACATTCCACAAACAACGGACTTTGCCTAAGAAGACCAAGGTCAGAGCAAGGTAGACGAAAAAAGAACATCGTTTGTCTATCGGTGTGCATGTACAGTTTGTTTACTCTGTGTCTGTCGCTCTcgcatgagtgtatgtgtgaactTGTTTGTGAGTATTGTCAGTAAAACATTTGGAACTTGAAACCCTGGAGTCAATTTTCATTTAAGGTGCTTCACACAACACTATCTATGACATTTCACGAACTTTTACctacatttctttttttgtgttgaaTATGAAAAAAGAAATCCCAAAACAACCACATCAGAAACATACAAATGACATGATGAAAACCAATTGTCCAGTCATAATCAACAGAGACTGGGCCCTTCCTTAAGTTAATAAGCTCATTCAGCACTTTAGTCATTTAGGCNNNNNNNNNNNNNNNNNNNNNNNNNNNNNNNNNNNNNNNNNNNNNNNNNNNNNNNNNNNNNNNNNNNNNNNNNNNNNNNNNNNNNNNNNNNNNNNNNNNNNNNNNNNNNNNNNNNNNNNNNNNNNNNNNNNNNNNNNNNNNNNNNNNNNNNNNNNNNNNNNNNNNNNNNNNNNNNNNNNNNNNNNNNNNNNNNNNNNNNNCGCACacaccacgcgcacacacaaacacacacacacacagcggcccTAATTGGCCTGACATGTTTCACGTGATTAAACCCAGCCCTAAGCTGGGGCCTTGAGACTGGATACAGACAGAG harbors:
- the apoa2 gene encoding apolipoprotein A-II produces the protein MSGKYLLAVFLALQVSMSLCELEVPQPDQELVDKYEAMKGVFYKRLLNAYNKIQTAVAPLADSLGEGRSQAAKDYVEDLQTKPQFQAVVKVATGLASEAAPLVDKARMAGLGVYGKYLRPHVGTYLDDAITNIKVYLDQYLPAE